The following are encoded together in the Pedobacter steynii genome:
- a CDS encoding glycoside hydrolase family 127 protein, translating into MNRTLCTNLLTAALLYALSGNAQSYVPRLNDTRMTVKNTIPIKAYAFQLSEVSLLESPFKTAMNADVAYLLKIESDRLLAGFRSNAGLPEKAKKYGGWESDGLAGHSLGHYLSAISFQYAATKDPELLKRINYIVDELVVCQQARKTGYIGAIPNEDNIWARVAKGDIETRGFDLNGGWAPWYTVHKIMAGLLDAYLYAGNSKALTVSKELAKWTSATINHLTEEQNQKMLICEYGGMAETLVNLYAITGNKTYLDLSYKFYDKRILDPLAEQKDILPGKHSNTQIPKIIASARRYQLTGDKNDLAIADFFWKTVVNHHSYVTGGNSNYEYLSEADKLNDKLTENTTETCNTYNMLKLTQHLFALDPSSTFFDYYEKGLYNHILASQNHHTGMMCYFVPLRMGGKKEYSDEFNSFTCCVGTGMENHVKYNESIYFKGADGSLYVNLFIPSVLNWKEKGLRVTQESALPYGDKTSLRISTTKAANFAIRIRKPKWSADATILVNGKPANVTEENGYYVIRRTWKNKDQVVYTTPEKLYTEAMPDNPNRRAVFYGPVLLAGDLGLTEPDPVQGVPVFVSAEQDPKEWLKMVDQKQLSFKTTGIAKPHDVTLIPFNQTENQHYSVYWDVFTPEQWLVQQKLYEEKKRLQKELDDRTTDLFRFGEMQPERDHNFLSEKATSGEEHGKKWRMAGEEGFLQFDMKTDPKLSNTLIASYWGMDNRGRNFEVFVDGTLIATEDLNKYKESRFYEISYPIPAALTNGKSKVTVKLVPKAKNSAGPIYVIRAVKG; encoded by the coding sequence ATGAACAGAACCCTTTGCACTAACCTACTAACGGCAGCATTGCTTTATGCTTTATCAGGTAATGCCCAATCCTACGTACCGAGATTAAACGATACCAGGATGACCGTTAAGAATACCATTCCCATCAAAGCTTATGCTTTCCAGCTCTCGGAAGTATCGCTGCTGGAAAGCCCTTTTAAAACTGCGATGAATGCAGATGTGGCTTATCTGCTTAAGATAGAATCAGATCGTTTACTGGCCGGATTCAGAAGCAATGCCGGTTTACCGGAGAAAGCGAAAAAATACGGAGGATGGGAATCGGATGGCCTTGCGGGGCATAGCCTTGGACATTATTTATCAGCCATTTCCTTTCAGTATGCTGCGACAAAAGATCCGGAGCTGTTAAAAAGAATCAATTATATTGTAGATGAACTTGTTGTTTGTCAGCAGGCCAGGAAAACCGGATACATCGGCGCCATTCCAAACGAAGATAACATTTGGGCAAGAGTAGCAAAAGGCGACATTGAAACCCGTGGTTTTGACCTGAATGGCGGATGGGCGCCCTGGTATACCGTACATAAAATCATGGCCGGTTTATTGGATGCCTATTTATATGCTGGCAATTCAAAAGCCTTAACCGTTTCAAAAGAACTGGCCAAATGGACCAGTGCTACCATCAACCACCTGACAGAGGAACAAAATCAGAAAATGCTCATTTGTGAGTATGGAGGAATGGCCGAAACCCTGGTGAACCTCTACGCAATTACCGGCAACAAAACCTACCTTGATCTTTCCTATAAGTTCTACGACAAGCGCATTCTGGATCCGCTGGCAGAGCAGAAAGACATTTTGCCCGGCAAACATTCCAATACCCAAATCCCTAAAATCATTGCCAGTGCCCGCAGGTACCAGCTTACGGGCGATAAAAATGACCTGGCCATTGCAGATTTTTTTTGGAAAACCGTGGTCAATCACCATTCTTATGTAACGGGCGGGAACAGCAATTATGAATACCTGAGTGAGGCCGATAAGCTGAACGATAAACTGACCGAGAACACTACAGAAACCTGCAATACCTATAACATGCTGAAGCTGACCCAGCATCTGTTTGCACTTGATCCCTCTTCTACATTTTTTGATTATTATGAAAAGGGATTATACAACCACATCCTGGCTTCTCAAAACCACCATACCGGTATGATGTGTTATTTTGTACCCTTGCGAATGGGCGGCAAAAAAGAGTATAGCGATGAGTTCAACAGCTTTACCTGCTGTGTGGGAACAGGGATGGAAAACCATGTCAAGTACAATGAAAGCATTTACTTTAAAGGTGCAGATGGCAGTTTATATGTGAACCTGTTTATCCCTTCGGTATTGAACTGGAAGGAAAAAGGTTTACGGGTTACCCAGGAATCTGCCCTGCCTTATGGCGATAAGACCAGCCTGCGGATCAGCACAACCAAGGCTGCTAACTTTGCCATACGGATCAGAAAACCGAAATGGTCTGCTGATGCTACAATCCTGGTTAATGGAAAACCAGCAAATGTAACGGAAGAAAATGGCTACTATGTGATCCGCAGAACCTGGAAAAACAAGGATCAGGTAGTCTATACCACACCTGAAAAACTGTATACAGAGGCTATGCCCGACAATCCCAACCGCAGAGCTGTATTTTATGGCCCGGTATTATTGGCCGGCGACCTCGGATTAACGGAACCAGATCCGGTGCAGGGCGTACCCGTATTTGTAAGTGCCGAGCAGGATCCTAAGGAATGGTTAAAAATGGTGGATCAAAAGCAGCTCAGCTTCAAAACCACAGGCATTGCAAAACCTCATGATGTGACACTCATCCCCTTCAATCAAACAGAAAATCAACATTATAGTGTCTACTGGGATGTTTTCACGCCTGAACAATGGCTGGTACAGCAAAAGCTGTATGAGGAAAAAAAGCGACTCCAAAAAGAACTGGACGACCGGACCACCGATCTTTTCAGGTTTGGGGAAATGCAGCCGGAGCGCGATCATAACTTCCTATCCGAAAAAGCAACGAGCGGTGAGGAACATGGAAAGAAATGGCGTATGGCCGGAGAAGAAGGATTTCTTCAGTTCGATATGAAAACAGATCCAAAACTCTCCAATACCCTTATTGCCTCCTATTGGGGAATGGACAACCGGGGAAGGAACTTTGAAGTATTTGTAGATGGAACATTGATTGCCACCGAAGACCTCAACAAGTATAAAGAAAGTCGTTTTTATGAGATCTCCTATCCCATCCCTGCTGCATTGACCAATGGCAAAAGTAAAGTAACAGTTAAACTGGTTCCCAAAGCAAAAAACAGCGCAGGGCCCATTTATGTGATACGGGCAGTTAAGGGATAG
- a CDS encoding AraC family transcriptional regulator, with protein MKVLPFTLLVPDDKSVISEQIELPYFYQYLHRHEEWQITWVERGEGTLIAGNNMHAFRSGDLFLIGANLPHLFKSNPEYFVGDESKCIRASSVYFNPNGRLSGLFNMPELKTASAFLKNNKHGFKIPEAYASSLAGRMQELHEATGSAVLFAFLRLLEVLQSVEEAGEPLCPDFYSSNLSEHEGMRLSNIINFIMRNYNNRIDLEDVANAAYMTPQAFCRYFKKHTGHTFISFLNEVRINDACKSLVSDEKPDCISGVAYKAGFNSIANFNRVFKNLIGRSPRAYIDEYHNVSRINSIAG; from the coding sequence ATGAAAGTACTTCCTTTTACTTTGCTTGTACCGGATGATAAAAGTGTAATATCCGAACAGATTGAGTTACCTTATTTCTATCAGTATCTTCACCGTCATGAAGAATGGCAGATCACCTGGGTAGAGCGGGGAGAGGGCACACTGATCGCCGGGAATAACATGCATGCATTTCGTTCCGGCGATCTGTTCTTAATCGGAGCCAACCTGCCTCATTTATTCAAAAGTAACCCCGAGTATTTTGTGGGTGATGAAAGTAAATGCATCAGGGCAAGCTCTGTTTATTTCAACCCTAATGGCAGATTATCAGGTTTGTTCAACATGCCTGAGCTGAAAACTGCAAGCGCTTTTCTGAAGAACAACAAGCACGGATTTAAAATTCCGGAGGCTTATGCTTCGTCATTAGCCGGGCGGATGCAAGAGCTGCATGAAGCCACAGGATCAGCAGTTCTGTTTGCTTTTTTACGACTACTGGAAGTCCTGCAAAGCGTGGAGGAAGCTGGAGAACCACTTTGCCCTGATTTTTATTCTTCCAACCTTTCGGAGCATGAAGGGATGAGGCTCAGCAACATCATCAATTTCATTATGCGCAATTACAACAACCGGATCGACCTGGAAGATGTGGCCAACGCAGCTTACATGACGCCTCAGGCTTTCTGTCGCTATTTTAAAAAGCATACCGGGCATACCTTCATCTCTTTTCTGAATGAAGTACGGATCAATGATGCCTGTAAAAGCCTGGTTTCGGATGAAAAGCCCGACTGTATTTCGGGCGTGGCTTATAAAGCCGGTTTCAATAGCATCGCGAACTTCAACCGGGTGTTTAAGAATTTAATCGGACGCTCTCCAAGGGCCTATATAGATGAATACCATAACGTAAGTCGAATCAACAGCATTGCAGGATGA
- a CDS encoding DUF885 family protein, translated as MKKPYQLLFIIMCLLPSAIFSQEKAVPSLYEQTSEMGTTIITYQRDLRAIQDFYSPYVIEGTYPEVARVYYSPEQRSRLLAIQKEYLKGMEQMNFDAFSIYGKVDYLLLKKEIKKEIAQLEKTESNEKAILKYIPFATGIYAIEKERRRGKAMDWPAVAAKLNAIAKEVGTFNATSINKAALNKANIRNINEVIYGLKTRLRGVYEFYKGYDPLFDWWVSKPYGNLVQALDNYASLFAEKGTEAPAQKDSNYGIKGNPIGQAELLTQLQAEMIPYTPEELVKIAEKEFAFCDQELLKASAEMGFGKDWKKAQEKVKESFVAPGKQPELIVQLQDDALDFIKKQDLMNIPELAKETWGMVMMSAERQLVNPFFTGGREISISYPTTSMTEGDKLMSMRGNNPYFSRGTVQHELLPGHHLQYYMNSRYKNYRELFTTPFGIEGWTLYWELLLYDKGFAKSPEERIGMLFWRMHRCARIIFSLNYHLGKWTPGQCVDFLVDRVGHEPANAEGEVRRSFEGGYSPLYQVAYMIGGLQLMALKHELVDGGKMSYNEFHTRVMKENLIPMEMLRATLTGQSLKRDFTSQWKFYNFNK; from the coding sequence ATGAAAAAACCATACCAACTACTATTTATTATCATGTGCCTATTGCCATCAGCTATTTTTTCACAGGAAAAAGCAGTACCCAGTCTCTATGAGCAAACCAGCGAAATGGGGACGACCATCATTACTTATCAAAGGGACCTGAGGGCCATCCAGGATTTTTATTCGCCTTATGTCATCGAAGGGACTTATCCCGAAGTTGCCCGGGTGTATTATTCGCCGGAACAGCGGAGCCGTTTGCTGGCCATCCAGAAGGAGTACCTGAAAGGAATGGAACAAATGAATTTTGATGCCTTCAGTATATATGGAAAGGTGGATTACCTCCTCTTAAAAAAGGAAATCAAAAAAGAAATCGCTCAGTTGGAAAAGACCGAAAGCAATGAAAAAGCGATCCTTAAATACATTCCTTTTGCAACAGGGATTTATGCGATTGAAAAGGAAAGACGCAGAGGAAAAGCCATGGATTGGCCGGCCGTAGCGGCAAAGCTGAACGCCATCGCTAAGGAAGTCGGCACTTTTAACGCCACATCGATAAATAAAGCGGCATTAAACAAGGCAAACATCAGAAATATCAATGAGGTGATCTATGGTTTGAAAACAAGACTACGTGGGGTATACGAATTTTATAAGGGCTATGATCCTTTATTCGACTGGTGGGTGTCGAAACCTTATGGAAACCTGGTCCAGGCTTTAGATAATTATGCTTCGCTGTTTGCTGAAAAAGGAACGGAAGCACCTGCTCAGAAAGACAGCAATTACGGAATAAAAGGAAACCCAATCGGACAGGCGGAGTTGTTGACGCAATTACAGGCCGAAATGATTCCTTATACTCCTGAGGAACTGGTTAAAATCGCGGAGAAGGAATTTGCATTTTGCGATCAGGAGTTGTTAAAAGCCTCGGCAGAAATGGGTTTCGGGAAAGATTGGAAGAAAGCCCAGGAGAAAGTTAAGGAAAGCTTTGTGGCACCAGGCAAACAACCTGAACTGATTGTGCAGTTACAGGACGATGCACTGGACTTTATCAAAAAGCAGGACCTGATGAACATTCCTGAGCTGGCAAAAGAAACCTGGGGCATGGTCATGATGTCGGCAGAAAGACAACTGGTCAATCCGTTTTTCACGGGAGGCCGGGAGATCAGTATTTCTTATCCGACAACAAGCATGACGGAAGGGGATAAACTGATGAGTATGCGGGGCAATAACCCTTATTTTTCAAGAGGCACGGTACAGCATGAGCTGCTTCCAGGGCATCATCTGCAATATTACATGAACAGTCGCTATAAGAATTACCGGGAACTTTTTACCACGCCATTTGGGATAGAAGGATGGACGCTGTACTGGGAGTTGCTGCTATACGATAAAGGTTTTGCCAAAAGCCCGGAAGAACGGATAGGGATGTTGTTCTGGAGGATGCACCGTTGTGCAAGGATCATTTTCTCTCTGAATTATCATTTGGGCAAATGGACACCGGGGCAATGTGTGGACTTCCTGGTAGATCGTGTAGGGCATGAGCCCGCAAATGCAGAAGGAGAAGTCCGGAGGTCGTTCGAGGGTGGTTATAGTCCGCTGTATCAGGTGGCTTATATGATTGGAGGATTGCAACTGATGGCATTAAAACATGAACTGGTAGATGGGGGTAAAATGAGCTATAATGAGTTTCATACCCGGGTAATGAAGGAGAACCTGATTCCAATGGAAATGCTCCGGGCAACTTTAACAGGACAATCTTTAAAAAGGGATTTTACCTCTCAATGGAAATTTTACAACTTCAATAAGTAA
- a CDS encoding APC family permease — translation MKEEPTEFKSSLRLIDATMLVAGSMIGSGIFIVSADITRNVGSSGWLLVVWLITGFMTLTAALSYGELSSMYPKAGGQYVYLKEAYNPLVSFLYGWSFFTVIQTATIAAVGVAFAKFTAYLLPQFGEDRIVADLGFLQVSSAQLLAIVVIVILTYVNSRGVNTGKSIQTFFTLAKLLSLFGLIVFGLFFMQNDIWQQNWKDAWELKPLGGSTGIGSYTTMAAFGAIAAAMVGSIFSSDSWHNVTFVAGEIRNPKRNVGLSLALGTIMVMVLYILTNIMYTGVLSLHDIGHADKDRVAVSAAQVIFGASGTVIIALMIMVSTFGCNNGLIMAGARVYYSMAKDGLFFKKVGTLNKNAVPAFGLWIQCLVAALWCLSGKYGDLLDMISFVVVMFYMLTIGGIFILRKKRPDIERPYKAFGYPVLPLIYIIMGLAFCLLLIIYKPRFTWPGLIITLIGIPVYYVIGKLKSNQST, via the coding sequence ATGAAAGAGGAACCAACAGAATTTAAGTCTTCACTCCGGTTAATCGATGCAACGATGCTTGTTGCAGGGAGTATGATCGGATCGGGAATATTTATTGTCAGCGCGGATATCACCAGAAATGTAGGCAGCTCGGGATGGCTGCTGGTGGTCTGGCTGATTACCGGATTTATGACGCTGACTGCCGCTTTGAGTTATGGGGAACTCAGCTCGATGTACCCGAAAGCAGGGGGGCAGTATGTGTATTTAAAAGAGGCATACAATCCACTGGTCAGTTTCCTGTACGGCTGGAGTTTTTTTACAGTCATCCAAACGGCAACGATCGCCGCGGTGGGAGTGGCCTTTGCCAAGTTTACGGCTTATCTGCTGCCTCAGTTTGGGGAAGACCGGATCGTGGCTGACCTTGGCTTTCTGCAGGTCTCTTCTGCACAGCTGCTGGCCATTGTGGTGATTGTGATTTTAACCTATGTAAACAGCAGAGGGGTAAATACAGGCAAATCGATACAAACTTTCTTTACCCTGGCCAAGCTGCTGAGTCTTTTTGGCCTGATCGTATTCGGTTTGTTTTTCATGCAGAATGACATCTGGCAGCAGAACTGGAAAGATGCCTGGGAGCTGAAACCGCTGGGGGGGTCAACAGGCATAGGTTCATATACCACCATGGCCGCTTTCGGTGCAATTGCGGCAGCCATGGTGGGCTCTATTTTTAGTAGCGACTCCTGGCATAATGTAACCTTTGTGGCGGGCGAAATCAGAAACCCGAAGCGGAATGTAGGATTGAGCCTTGCCCTGGGCACAATCATGGTAATGGTCCTCTATATTTTAACCAATATCATGTATACAGGGGTACTGTCTCTTCATGACATCGGACATGCGGATAAAGACCGGGTCGCGGTTTCCGCTGCTCAGGTGATATTCGGGGCCTCGGGAACAGTAATCATCGCATTGATGATCATGGTCTCTACTTTTGGCTGCAATAACGGACTGATCATGGCGGGGGCAAGGGTGTACTACTCGATGGCGAAAGACGGTCTTTTCTTCAAAAAAGTAGGTACGCTGAACAAGAATGCGGTACCTGCTTTTGGGCTTTGGATCCAATGCCTGGTTGCTGCACTATGGTGCCTTAGTGGCAAATATGGGGACCTGCTGGATATGATTTCTTTTGTGGTGGTGATGTTTTACATGCTGACAATAGGAGGGATTTTTATCCTCCGGAAAAAACGCCCTGATATAGAACGCCCTTATAAAGCATTCGGATATCCTGTTTTGCCATTGATCTATATCATAATGGGCCTGGCATTTTGCCTGTTATTGATCATCTATAAACCTCGCTTCACCTGGCCAGGTCTGATCATCACTTTGATCGGTATTCCGGTTTACTATGTGATCGGTAAACTTAAAAGTAACCAAAGCACTTAG
- a CDS encoding alpha-N-arabinofuranosidase, whose translation MFKKNLFHKLGLSLLILGSSQSLLAQQTTVTLGADQPAGQISKHIYGHFAEHLGRCIYDGFYVGENSKIPNTAGVRNDIVAALKNLSIPNLRWPGGCFADRYHWKDGIGPKDQRPSIVNTMWGGVTEDNSFGTHDFLNMCKLLGTEPYLAGNTGSGTVQELADWVQYVNFEGRSPMSDLRVKNGQEKPWNVKFWGVGNEAWGCGGSMTPEYYVGEYRKYATFMEGRNLYKIASGANGDDYHWTETLMKGIPLNLMDGIALHHYSVPNWDKKGPATGFTEQQYFDTMKSALRMEELITKHTAIMDKYDPKKKISLVVDEWGGWYDVEKGINPGFLYQQNTMRDAMIAGTTLNTFNNHSDRVKIANLAQCVNVLQAVILTSGEKMLLSPTYHVMEMYKVHQDATLIPVSVKTGDYVFGNEKLPSVSVSASKDAAGLTHISVVNINKNKAEEIQIDITGKTYKSVSGRILTAAKVDDHNTFENPEAIKPAVYKTAVLKDGKLNLKLPAFSVVVLELK comes from the coding sequence ATGTTCAAAAAAAATCTATTTCATAAGCTGGGTCTTTCCCTGCTTATTCTGGGTAGTAGCCAGTCGCTGCTGGCACAGCAAACTACAGTAACCTTAGGGGCAGACCAGCCTGCAGGACAAATTAGTAAACACATTTACGGACACTTTGCCGAGCACCTTGGCCGCTGTATTTATGATGGATTTTACGTAGGGGAAAACTCGAAAATTCCAAATACTGCAGGGGTAAGAAATGACATTGTTGCCGCTTTAAAAAACCTCAGCATTCCAAACCTGAGGTGGCCCGGTGGCTGTTTCGCCGACAGGTACCATTGGAAAGACGGGATCGGACCTAAAGACCAGCGCCCATCAATTGTAAACACGATGTGGGGCGGGGTAACGGAAGACAATAGTTTTGGAACCCACGACTTTCTGAATATGTGTAAGCTGCTGGGCACGGAGCCTTACCTGGCTGGAAATACCGGAAGTGGTACTGTTCAGGAGCTGGCAGATTGGGTGCAGTATGTGAATTTTGAAGGCCGCAGTCCGATGTCTGACCTGCGCGTTAAAAACGGACAGGAAAAACCATGGAACGTAAAGTTCTGGGGCGTAGGAAATGAAGCCTGGGGTTGTGGAGGAAGTATGACCCCGGAATATTATGTGGGCGAATACCGTAAGTATGCAACCTTTATGGAAGGACGCAACTTATATAAAATAGCCTCAGGTGCCAATGGTGATGATTATCATTGGACGGAGACTTTAATGAAAGGAATTCCGCTGAATCTGATGGACGGTATTGCTTTACACCATTACTCGGTCCCGAACTGGGATAAAAAAGGTCCTGCAACGGGATTTACCGAGCAGCAATATTTCGATACCATGAAAAGTGCCTTGCGTATGGAGGAGCTGATTACCAAACATACCGCCATCATGGATAAATACGATCCCAAAAAGAAAATCAGTCTTGTGGTTGACGAATGGGGCGGATGGTATGACGTGGAAAAAGGAATAAACCCGGGATTCTTATACCAGCAGAATACCATGCGTGATGCGATGATTGCAGGCACTACCTTAAACACTTTCAATAACCATAGTGACCGTGTTAAAATAGCAAACCTGGCACAGTGTGTTAACGTTTTACAGGCCGTAATCCTGACCAGCGGAGAAAAAATGCTGCTTTCTCCAACTTACCACGTAATGGAAATGTATAAAGTACATCAGGATGCAACGCTGATTCCGGTATCGGTTAAAACAGGGGATTACGTTTTTGGCAATGAAAAACTACCTTCAGTTTCTGTATCGGCATCAAAAGATGCTGCCGGACTAACACATATTTCTGTGGTCAACATCAATAAAAATAAAGCGGAAGAAATACAAATTGACATTACCGGAAAAACCTATAAATCTGTTTCGGGACGTATCCTGACCGCGGCAAAAGTCGATGACCACAATACATTTGAAAACCCGGAAGCCATTAAGCCGGCGGTTTATAAAACGGCTGTGTTGAAAGATGGGAAACTGAACCTTAAACTTCCCGCATTTTCAGTAGTAGTTCTGGAATTGAAGTAA
- a CDS encoding ATP-binding cassette domain-containing protein, translating into MRTIKISGARQNNLKNISLEIPKNLITVFTGVSGSGKSSLVFETIGAEAQRQINETQNSFTRNRLNHIGIADVDKIQHLNVPVIINQKRLGGNARSTVGTATDILASLRLLFSRMGTPFVGYSNVFSFNNPQGMCPVCEGLGYTSKIDTDQLLDLEKSLNEGAILFPTFQPGGYRWLRYTRSGYFDADKKLKDFSKKEWDLLLNAEEHKPAHPDRSWGKTMLYIGLLKRIENDFLKKESKEYHKRKKDLQKIIVSGTCPKCEGKRLNEKVLSCKIKGKDIAECTALSIEELLEFVRSLSSRTAETILNELEKKLENVITIGLQYLTLNRATNSLSGGESQRIKMVRHLGNSLEDLLYIFDEPSIGLHAKDLDNISQIIKQIKEKGNTVLIVEHDPDIIRIADHIVDMGPFSGVHGGEIVYQGTFANLNTSAGKTGKYFSSQRTYKMNPRIGVGSINIKSARMFNLKDISVEIPKCVLSVITGVAGSGKSTLISKVLPVQFPEVKIIDQSPIAGHSRSTLLTYLGISDQIRKLFADANKVSNQLFSSNSKGACPNCKGLGIEKIDLAFMDDIELPCEVCNGTGFNPDVLKYKIKHKNIAEVLNLTVEEAETFFKGHDFVSYFDLLSELGLSYLKLGQRLNSFSGGEMQRLKLSRELKGEQNILVLDEPSTGLHPSDTERLMRILNRLVDEGNTLLVIEHNLDIISQADWIIDIGPGAGKYGGQLVFEGTVSQLLEDKTSETARYLRKHLTC; encoded by the coding sequence ATGAGAACCATAAAAATATCCGGTGCCCGTCAGAATAACCTGAAAAATATTTCATTAGAGATACCCAAGAACCTGATCACTGTATTTACCGGCGTTTCAGGTTCCGGAAAATCATCACTTGTTTTTGAAACCATAGGAGCCGAAGCACAGCGCCAGATCAACGAAACGCAAAATAGCTTTACACGAAACCGTCTGAATCATATCGGTATTGCCGACGTTGATAAAATCCAGCATTTAAACGTACCTGTAATTATCAATCAAAAACGACTGGGAGGTAATGCCAGATCCACTGTTGGAACTGCTACAGATATCCTTGCTTCGCTACGACTGTTGTTCTCAAGAATGGGAACACCTTTTGTCGGATATTCCAATGTTTTTTCCTTCAATAATCCGCAGGGAATGTGTCCGGTCTGCGAAGGCCTGGGGTATACCAGTAAGATCGATACCGACCAGCTGTTGGACCTGGAAAAGTCCTTGAATGAAGGTGCCATTTTGTTTCCGACATTTCAACCGGGGGGATATAGGTGGTTAAGATACACACGTTCAGGATACTTTGACGCGGATAAAAAACTTAAAGATTTCTCTAAGAAAGAATGGGACCTGCTGCTCAATGCCGAGGAACACAAACCCGCACATCCGGATAGATCATGGGGAAAAACAATGCTGTATATTGGTCTGCTAAAACGAATAGAGAACGATTTCTTAAAGAAGGAATCCAAAGAGTATCATAAGAGAAAAAAAGACTTACAAAAGATCATTGTATCCGGGACTTGCCCGAAGTGCGAGGGTAAAAGGCTAAATGAAAAAGTACTTTCATGTAAGATTAAAGGAAAAGATATCGCCGAATGTACTGCGCTTTCCATTGAAGAACTGCTGGAATTTGTCAGGTCGCTTTCCTCCAGAACGGCCGAAACCATATTAAATGAACTGGAAAAAAAGCTTGAAAATGTAATTACTATAGGGCTTCAATACCTTACCCTGAATAGGGCAACAAATTCTTTGTCAGGAGGAGAATCACAACGGATCAAAATGGTCAGACATCTGGGGAATAGTCTGGAAGATCTGCTGTACATCTTCGATGAACCCAGCATTGGCCTTCATGCAAAAGATCTGGATAATATTTCCCAGATCATAAAGCAGATAAAAGAGAAGGGAAATACTGTTCTTATCGTAGAGCACGATCCGGATATCATCCGTATTGCCGACCACATTGTGGATATGGGCCCATTTTCTGGAGTTCATGGCGGCGAGATCGTTTATCAGGGAACTTTTGCAAATCTAAACACATCAGCGGGTAAAACCGGCAAATATTTCTCCTCCCAGCGTACTTATAAAATGAATCCCCGTATAGGAGTCGGTTCAATAAATATTAAGTCGGCGCGTATGTTTAATTTGAAAGATATTTCAGTTGAAATTCCCAAATGTGTACTGTCTGTTATTACCGGGGTCGCAGGATCAGGCAAGAGTACGCTGATCAGTAAAGTTTTGCCAGTTCAGTTTCCTGAAGTTAAAATTATTGATCAGTCTCCCATAGCAGGGCATTCAAGATCCACACTGCTGACTTATCTCGGGATTTCTGATCAGATAAGAAAGCTATTTGCAGATGCCAATAAGGTGAGCAATCAACTTTTCAGCAGCAATAGTAAGGGGGCATGTCCGAATTGCAAAGGACTGGGCATCGAAAAGATCGACCTGGCGTTTATGGATGATATCGAGCTGCCATGTGAAGTCTGTAATGGAACGGGATTTAACCCGGATGTATTGAAATATAAAATCAAGCACAAAAACATTGCTGAGGTGTTGAATTTAACGGTAGAGGAAGCGGAAACCTTTTTTAAGGGTCATGATTTCGTATCGTATTTTGACCTGCTGTCAGAACTTGGTTTAAGTTATTTGAAATTAGGGCAACGCCTTAATTCCTTTTCAGGAGGGGAGATGCAACGGCTGAAATTAAGCAGGGAATTAAAAGGTGAGCAGAATATACTCGTGCTGGATGAACCCAGTACCGGATTACATCCCTCGGATACGGAAAGACTGATGCGTATTTTAAATAGGTTGGTCGACGAAGGTAATACACTTCTGGTTATTGAACACAACCTTGATATCATCTCGCAAGCCGACTGGATTATTGATATTGGACCAGGTGCGGGCAAGTATGGCGGACAGCTGGTTTTTGAGGGAACGGTAAGTCAGCTGCTGGAAGATAAAACCTCCGAAACGGCCAGATATCTGAGAAAACACCTTACCTGCTAA